In the genome of Mucisphaera calidilacus, one region contains:
- a CDS encoding glutamate-5-semialdehyde dehydrogenase, with protein MTHTNTINDLQAYCDDLGRRALNASRALTRFSGADRDHALHNIAAAILDNRRKLQADNALDLDAGRANGLSSAMLDRLELTDARIDLIAESLRQVAAQPDPIGRIESGKVLPNGIRLQKRRVPIGVVLIIFESRPNVTSDAASLCLKAGNAAILRGGKEAVHSNTVIAACVREGLQAAGLPTDAVQLVETTDRAAVGHLLQMEGTIDVCVPRGGESLIRAVVEQARIPVIKHYTGNCHVYIDASADPDMAVSIAHNAKTHRTGVCNAAETLLVHQAAADNGTLKRIADDLREAGVEIRADEKARQTLPDLKPASDDDWATEYLDKIIALRIVDSLDQAIEHINRYGSRHTDAIVTTSLADAERFANEVDTANAFVNCSTRFSDGFQYGLGAEIGISTDKLHARGPMGADDLTTYKWVAYGDGQVRP; from the coding sequence ATGACCCACACCAACACCATCAACGACCTCCAGGCCTACTGCGACGACCTCGGCAGACGAGCACTCAACGCCTCCCGTGCCCTCACACGATTCTCCGGCGCCGACCGAGACCACGCCCTCCACAACATCGCCGCCGCCATCCTCGACAACCGACGCAAACTCCAGGCCGACAACGCCCTCGACCTCGACGCCGGCAGGGCCAACGGCCTCTCCAGCGCCATGCTCGACCGACTCGAACTCACCGACGCACGCATCGACCTCATCGCCGAGTCCCTCCGGCAGGTCGCCGCACAACCCGACCCCATCGGACGCATCGAATCCGGCAAGGTCCTCCCCAACGGCATCCGGCTCCAGAAACGACGCGTGCCCATAGGCGTCGTCCTCATCATCTTCGAGTCACGACCCAACGTCACCTCCGACGCCGCCTCGCTCTGCCTCAAAGCAGGCAACGCCGCCATCCTCCGAGGCGGCAAAGAAGCCGTCCATTCCAACACCGTCATCGCCGCCTGCGTCCGCGAAGGACTCCAGGCCGCCGGCCTCCCCACCGACGCCGTCCAGCTCGTCGAGACCACCGACCGAGCCGCCGTCGGACACCTCCTCCAGATGGAGGGCACCATCGACGTCTGCGTCCCCCGAGGCGGCGAGTCCCTCATCCGCGCCGTCGTCGAACAGGCACGCATCCCCGTCATCAAGCACTACACCGGAAACTGCCACGTCTACATCGACGCCTCCGCCGACCCCGACATGGCCGTCAGCATCGCCCACAACGCCAAGACCCACCGCACCGGTGTCTGCAACGCCGCCGAAACCCTCCTCGTCCACCAGGCCGCCGCAGACAACGGCACCCTCAAACGCATCGCCGACGACCTCCGCGAAGCAGGCGTCGAGATCCGCGCCGACGAGAAAGCCCGACAAACCCTCCCCGACCTCAAACCCGCCAGCGACGACGACTGGGCCACCGAGTACCTCGACAAGATCATCGCCCTCCGCATCGTCGACTCCCTCGACCAGGCCATCGAACACATCAACCGCTACGGCTCGCGGCACACCGACGCCATCGTCACCACCAGCCTCGCCGACGCCGAACGCTTCGCCAACGAGGTCGACACCGCCAACGCCTTTGTCAACTGCTCCACACGATTCTCCGACGGCTTCCAGTACGGCCTCGGCGCCGAGATCGGCATCTCCACCGACAAGCTCCACGCACGCGGCCCCATGGGGGCCGACGACCTCACCACCTACAAATGGGTCGCCTACGGCGACGGACAGGTTCGACCATGA
- a CDS encoding LURP-one-related/scramblase family protein, whose product MTQTASGHQPELETDLDRYAHTHYQLRKKVFRVFGDDFQIFDADGDLAFYSRLKAFRLREDIRVYADPDKERELLVIKARTSFDFGTAYDVTDAVSGEYVGVLRRKGFSSMFRDEWAILDTDDNERGTILEDSATRAMVRRILDLSFLWPQAFHATIGDAPVAHFQQRFNPFVAKIDLDFSADEDILLDRRLGIAAAILLCAIEGRQD is encoded by the coding sequence ATGACACAGACCGCTTCCGGGCACCAACCCGAACTCGAAACCGACCTCGACCGCTACGCCCACACCCACTACCAGCTCCGCAAGAAAGTCTTCCGCGTCTTCGGCGACGACTTCCAGATCTTCGACGCCGACGGCGACCTCGCCTTCTACTCACGACTCAAAGCCTTCCGACTCCGCGAAGACATCCGTGTCTACGCCGACCCCGACAAGGAACGCGAACTCCTCGTCATCAAAGCGAGAACCTCCTTCGACTTCGGCACCGCCTACGACGTCACCGACGCCGTCTCAGGCGAGTACGTAGGCGTCCTCCGACGCAAGGGCTTCTCCAGCATGTTCCGCGACGAGTGGGCCATCCTCGACACCGACGACAACGAACGCGGCACCATCCTCGAAGACTCCGCCACCCGCGCCATGGTCCGACGCATCCTCGACCTCAGCTTCCTCTGGCCGCAGGCCTTCCACGCCACCATAGGCGACGCCCCCGTCGCCCACTTCCAGCAACGCTTCAACCCCTTCGTCGCCAAGATCGACCTCGACTTCTCCGCCGACGAAGACATCCTCCTCGACCGACGCCTCGGCATCGCCGCAGCCATCCTCCTCTGCGCCATCGAGGGACGACAGGACTGA
- the rho gene encoding transcription termination factor Rho: MAKDAPVEDQDSVQEDATAPKTSGQSGGQRKKRTARRSKKKSGSGEGGSGGGGGGGRKPKKKMEHPQGPEGHKTDELLEAETQARYDDAKRSDITVADLQALSPEELHEMAKEESIENQSKLTRQELIFEILRKKISNQGLMYGEGVLEILPDGFGFLRSPEYSYLACPDDIYVSPSQIRRFGLKVGHVVQGTIRPPKESERYFALLRVDAINGQSPDKLNDIVPYEDLTPLHPFERLVMETPSDPDNIEMRIVDLVSPVGRGQRGLIVAPPRTGKTVLLQKMANSIIKNFPEVNVFVLLIDERPEEVTDFRNNTPKDVEVIASTFDENTTRHVQVCEMVMEKARRMVEYGEHVVILMDSITRMARAYNAEMPHSGKILTGGLDSNALQRPKKFFGSARAIEHGGSLTILATALVDTGSKMDDIIFEEFKGTGNSELHLDRRLVEKRVYPAIDIAASGTRREELLMDDNELKLVYRLRKVLADMNVVEAMELLKSRLKKVATNAEFLLTMSLD, encoded by the coding sequence ATGGCTAAGGACGCTCCGGTCGAGGATCAGGATTCGGTACAGGAAGACGCGACGGCGCCAAAGACTTCGGGTCAGAGCGGGGGTCAGCGTAAGAAGCGAACGGCCCGGCGCAGCAAGAAGAAGTCGGGTTCGGGCGAGGGCGGCAGCGGCGGCGGTGGTGGCGGCGGTCGCAAGCCCAAGAAGAAGATGGAGCACCCGCAGGGTCCTGAGGGGCACAAGACGGACGAGCTTCTGGAGGCGGAGACGCAGGCTCGGTATGACGACGCCAAGCGATCGGACATCACGGTGGCTGATCTCCAGGCGTTGTCGCCTGAGGAGCTGCACGAGATGGCCAAGGAGGAGTCGATCGAGAATCAGTCGAAGCTGACGCGTCAGGAGCTGATTTTTGAGATTCTCCGGAAGAAGATTTCGAACCAGGGTCTGATGTATGGCGAGGGCGTGCTGGAGATTCTGCCGGATGGTTTTGGTTTCCTCCGCAGCCCGGAGTACTCCTACCTTGCGTGCCCGGACGACATTTATGTGAGTCCGTCGCAGATCCGTCGTTTCGGTTTGAAGGTGGGTCACGTGGTTCAGGGGACGATTCGTCCGCCGAAGGAGTCGGAGCGGTATTTTGCGTTGCTGCGTGTGGACGCGATCAACGGTCAGTCGCCTGACAAGCTGAACGACATTGTGCCTTATGAGGATTTGACGCCTCTGCACCCGTTCGAGCGTCTGGTGATGGAGACGCCTAGCGATCCGGACAACATCGAGATGCGGATCGTGGACCTGGTGTCGCCTGTGGGTCGTGGTCAGCGCGGGTTGATCGTGGCTCCGCCGCGAACGGGCAAGACGGTGTTGCTGCAGAAGATGGCGAACTCGATCATCAAGAACTTCCCCGAGGTGAATGTATTTGTGTTGTTGATCGACGAGCGTCCGGAGGAGGTGACGGACTTCCGGAACAACACGCCTAAGGACGTTGAGGTGATCGCGTCGACGTTTGACGAGAACACGACGCGTCACGTTCAGGTTTGCGAGATGGTGATGGAGAAGGCTCGTCGGATGGTTGAGTATGGCGAGCATGTGGTGATTCTGATGGACTCGATCACGCGTATGGCTCGCGCGTACAACGCGGAGATGCCGCACTCGGGCAAGATCCTGACGGGCGGTCTGGACTCGAATGCGTTGCAGCGGCCGAAGAAGTTTTTTGGTTCGGCCCGTGCGATCGAGCATGGTGGTTCGCTGACGATCCTGGCGACGGCGCTGGTGGACACGGGTTCGAAGATGGACGACATCATCTTCGAGGAGTTCAAGGGGACGGGTAACTCGGAGCTGCACCTGGATCGCCGGCTGGTCGAGAAGCGTGTTTACCCGGCGATCGACATTGCGGCGTCGGGCACGCGTCGTGAAGAGCTGCTGATGGACGACAACGAGTTGAAGCTGGTCTACCGGTTGCGGAAGGTTCTGGCGGACATGAATGTTGTCGAGGCGATGGAGCTGCTCAAGAGTCGTCTGAAGAAGGTGGCGACGAACGCGGAGTTCCTGTTGACGATGTCGCTGGACTAG
- the coaE gene encoding dephospho-CoA kinase (Dephospho-CoA kinase (CoaE) performs the final step in coenzyme A biosynthesis.) — translation MTGSDGLTSGRFRGSQPVIGLMGAPGSGKSEVARALTGEGCAVIDADVLAREALEHPEVVAVLRSWLGEGVVDGEGRVDRGAVGAVVFGDEASRRRLEGLIHPRVHAERARLRSGYVGDPGVVAIVEDCPLLLETGLDGECDVLVFVDAPRSVREERVYRTRGWSAAELALREGAQIGLDIKRERADYVIVNDADPEHCRVQSRRVLSQILSSCSSE, via the coding sequence ATGACAGGCAGTGACGGACTTACAAGCGGTCGGTTTCGCGGCAGTCAGCCGGTGATCGGCCTGATGGGTGCGCCGGGCTCGGGCAAGAGCGAGGTAGCGCGGGCGTTGACGGGGGAGGGGTGTGCGGTGATTGATGCGGATGTGTTGGCGCGGGAGGCGCTGGAGCATCCGGAGGTGGTGGCGGTGTTGCGGTCGTGGCTGGGTGAGGGTGTGGTGGATGGGGAGGGTCGTGTGGACCGGGGTGCTGTGGGTGCGGTGGTGTTCGGGGATGAGGCGTCGCGTCGGCGGCTGGAGGGTTTGATTCATCCGAGGGTGCATGCGGAGCGGGCGCGGCTGCGGTCGGGGTATGTGGGTGATCCGGGTGTGGTGGCGATCGTGGAGGACTGTCCGCTGCTGCTGGAGACGGGGTTGGATGGGGAGTGTGATGTGCTGGTTTTCGTGGATGCTCCGCGATCGGTGCGGGAGGAACGGGTTTATCGGACGCGTGGGTGGTCGGCGGCGGAGTTGGCTCTGCGGGAGGGTGCTCAGATCGGGCTTGACATCAAGAGGGAACGTGCCGATTATGTGATTGTCAACGACGCGGATCCCGAGCACTGCCGGGTCCAATCACGCCGCGTTCTCTCCCAGATCCTTTCGAGCTGCTCCAGCGAATAA
- a CDS encoding methyl-accepting chemotaxis protein — translation MSLNFSVATKLYLSFAAMIAATLIMATAAWWSQKQVVAAEHTGTHLAEVGHLLLEREIDHLTWLDTLNSIILTGDTAIELELDDKQCALGKWMHGEGGANLAALDSQCAAILQEMDAPHQALHAGGSTVLQFLNETSDRDNATTAAASLRDQHVLPPLLAVRDKLDGLNTRLSELSAAAKIDLQTALANQTTTNLIVVSLALVVAIASAYLLSTSIVTRIRDYGLIFQKVAQGDLTQRVKVSGSDEIARLGKDFNDLGTNLQKLIGEVHETSRDVADASTQIAGASQQISSGVSNQNEQAGQISAATEEMSASILEVAQKAGEASSAATESGEIASSGRSIVDDMTHAMEQIRDAVSNGSQSVATLGQRGEQIGEIISVINDIADQTNLLALNAAIEAARAGEHGRGFAVVADEVRKLADRTTNATEEIEESIRAIQNETEVAVSRMNDGNERVGTGVEQAGQAGSSLEQIVTSAQNVAGMIQSIAAAAEQQSVASTQVSRSIESITATGQESSEAARHTSELANTLADRSETLKNLIERFKV, via the coding sequence ATGTCATTGAACTTTTCCGTCGCCACAAAACTCTACCTTAGTTTCGCCGCCATGATCGCCGCGACCCTCATCATGGCCACCGCCGCATGGTGGTCACAGAAACAGGTCGTCGCCGCCGAACATACCGGCACACACCTGGCTGAGGTTGGCCACCTTCTGCTCGAACGCGAAATTGACCACCTCACCTGGCTCGATACCCTCAACTCCATCATCCTCACGGGGGACACCGCTATCGAGCTCGAACTCGACGACAAACAGTGCGCGCTGGGCAAATGGATGCATGGCGAAGGAGGAGCCAATCTCGCCGCTCTCGACAGCCAATGCGCAGCCATCCTCCAGGAAATGGATGCGCCCCACCAAGCCTTGCACGCTGGTGGCTCGACAGTCCTGCAATTCCTCAACGAAACCAGCGATCGCGACAACGCAACCACGGCCGCTGCCAGCCTTCGCGACCAGCACGTCCTGCCGCCACTCCTCGCCGTCCGCGACAAACTCGACGGCCTCAACACACGACTCTCCGAACTCTCCGCCGCCGCGAAGATTGACCTGCAAACAGCACTCGCCAACCAGACCACCACCAACCTCATCGTCGTCTCGCTCGCCCTCGTCGTCGCCATCGCCTCCGCCTACCTCCTCAGCACCAGCATCGTCACACGCATCCGCGACTACGGACTCATCTTCCAGAAAGTCGCCCAGGGCGACCTCACCCAACGCGTCAAGGTCTCAGGCAGCGACGAGATCGCTCGACTCGGCAAAGACTTCAACGACCTCGGCACCAACCTCCAGAAACTCATCGGCGAAGTCCACGAGACCAGCCGAGACGTCGCCGACGCCTCAACCCAGATCGCCGGCGCCAGCCAGCAGATCTCCTCAGGCGTCAGCAACCAGAACGAACAGGCCGGCCAGATCTCCGCCGCCACCGAAGAAATGTCCGCCTCCATCCTCGAAGTCGCTCAGAAAGCCGGCGAGGCCTCCTCCGCCGCCACCGAGTCAGGCGAGATCGCCTCCAGCGGACGATCCATCGTCGACGACATGACCCACGCCATGGAGCAGATCCGCGACGCCGTCTCCAACGGCTCCCAGTCCGTCGCCACACTCGGTCAACGAGGCGAACAGATCGGCGAGATCATCTCCGTCATCAACGACATCGCCGACCAGACCAACCTCCTCGCACTCAACGCCGCCATCGAGGCCGCCCGCGCAGGCGAGCATGGCAGAGGGTTCGCCGTCGTCGCCGACGAAGTCCGCAAACTCGCCGACCGAACCACCAACGCCACCGAGGAAATCGAGGAATCCATCCGCGCCATCCAGAACGAGACCGAGGTCGCCGTCAGCCGCATGAACGACGGCAACGAACGCGTCGGCACAGGCGTCGAACAGGCAGGTCAGGCCGGATCCAGCCTCGAACAGATCGTCACCAGCGCCCAGAACGTCGCCGGCATGATCCAGTCCATCGCCGCCGCCGCCGAACAACAGTCCGTCGCCAGCACGCAGGTCTCGCGCAGCATCGAGTCCATCACCGCGACCGGCCAGGAATCCTCCGAAGCCGCACGCCACACCTCCGAACTCGCCAACACACTCGCCGACCGATCCGAGACCCTCAAAAACCTCATCGAACGCTTCAAGGTCTGA
- a CDS encoding methyl-accepting chemotaxis protein codes for MITASCILYATSYRTLLSLVIIWASITASPMAADNNNGHDSSTRQPTTALLNTPHTQNSEAPINDSIPHLDTAAAGGQQPGPDNQDNHNLPTDSVNSRNHDRSQDPLVPTEPEPHNTYLSAEIAPAPAPISEQPIATATDHTPQPTVTAAIQPEHTPQPETRHTPTRTTAHSNSQPVPRDATTPTRHTAATPIQIVPASLFSSHQQQLAALTAPQLSTQQLESLTANTNVNTFFWVILVLASAALFTVIISFRMGVLDLIPVSWKLYASVAVLLLMTMGISFEGEVFQIKLNRQERILEHANAVEIHLEKASRHENAFKHLVFSDPSAADQAHKAFASEGEHVIDEINALREEITDPDRLAIIDFLEQNVRNYSDSCEKLDHDLETVRKLGDETERHAAETIDGLERVIHHAEELAARSASTSERDTLNQWIALLERVEVTGLRALYEQANYLINGQEAHIHKMGEYLGQAHAATADARHFLNNHPQLSSLSEEANESLEHAAHDFQEIAGITSRIVNSNLKARQLETRAENTFHALEQTTEAIIKHTQHEYHITSEQAEAVSMLMLVVVLATGIVAAYTTSRSIIKPTRAMVTVIDALASGDLTQRLDTHRRDEFGTLARSYNNAVHKLNELIDEVSASTIDVSSVTTQIAASTEEISAGTDQQNQKITEISAAIEQMSASIIEVARKSSEASSNAGQSGEIASSGGEIVRETIDHMQEIQQTVGDLAGSVRELGQRGEQIGEIIDVINDIADQTNLLALNAAIEAARAGEHGRGFAVVADEVRKLADRTTKATEEISSSIEAIQTQTTQAATRMEEGSEKVQTGVGKAQQAGDALGQIVNRATDVATMVTAIATAAEQQSTAGKQVSESMEEISHVTRETASGTAQAADAANKLSQRAESLQQLVSQFKTTRSA; via the coding sequence ATGATCACCGCCAGCTGCATCCTCTACGCCACCTCGTACCGAACACTTCTCTCGCTGGTCATCATCTGGGCCTCCATCACGGCCAGCCCCATGGCCGCAGATAACAACAACGGACACGACAGCTCGACCCGTCAACCGACAACCGCACTGCTCAATACCCCACACACACAAAACAGCGAAGCCCCAATCAACGACAGTATCCCGCACCTCGACACCGCTGCCGCGGGAGGCCAGCAGCCCGGTCCCGATAACCAGGACAACCACAACCTGCCCACCGACAGTGTCAACAGCCGCAACCACGACCGGTCACAAGACCCCCTCGTTCCAACCGAACCCGAGCCCCACAACACCTACCTCTCCGCAGAAATCGCCCCCGCCCCCGCCCCAATCAGCGAACAACCGATCGCCACCGCAACCGATCACACGCCACAGCCCACAGTAACCGCCGCCATCCAACCCGAACACACGCCACAGCCCGAAACCAGACACACCCCCACCCGGACAACCGCCCACAGCAACAGCCAGCCGGTCCCCCGCGACGCCACAACCCCGACCCGTCACACAGCCGCAACACCCATCCAGATCGTCCCCGCATCCCTCTTCAGCAGCCATCAGCAGCAACTCGCCGCACTCACCGCCCCACAACTCTCAACGCAACAGCTCGAATCACTGACCGCCAATACCAACGTCAACACCTTCTTCTGGGTCATCCTTGTCCTCGCCTCCGCCGCACTCTTCACCGTCATCATCAGCTTCCGCATGGGTGTCCTCGACCTCATCCCAGTCAGCTGGAAACTCTACGCATCCGTCGCCGTCCTCCTGCTCATGACCATGGGCATCAGCTTCGAAGGCGAAGTCTTCCAGATCAAACTCAACCGCCAGGAACGCATCCTCGAGCACGCCAACGCCGTCGAAATACACCTTGAAAAGGCCAGCCGACACGAAAACGCCTTCAAACACCTCGTCTTCTCCGACCCCAGCGCCGCCGATCAGGCCCACAAGGCCTTCGCGTCCGAAGGCGAGCACGTCATCGACGAAATCAACGCTCTCCGCGAAGAAATCACCGACCCCGATCGCCTCGCCATCATCGACTTCCTGGAGCAGAACGTCCGAAACTACAGCGACAGCTGCGAGAAACTCGATCACGACCTCGAAACCGTCCGCAAACTCGGCGATGAGACCGAACGACACGCCGCCGAAACCATCGACGGTCTCGAACGCGTCATACACCACGCCGAAGAATTAGCCGCCCGGTCCGCCAGCACCAGCGAGCGCGACACCCTCAACCAGTGGATCGCCCTGCTCGAACGCGTCGAGGTTACCGGCCTCCGCGCCCTCTACGAACAGGCCAACTACCTCATCAACGGACAAGAAGCCCACATCCACAAGATGGGCGAATACCTCGGCCAGGCACACGCCGCCACCGCCGACGCCCGACACTTCCTCAACAACCACCCGCAACTCAGCAGCCTCAGCGAGGAAGCCAACGAATCCCTCGAACACGCCGCCCACGACTTCCAGGAAATCGCGGGGATCACCAGCCGCATCGTGAACAGCAACCTCAAAGCCAGGCAGCTCGAAACCCGCGCCGAAAACACCTTCCACGCCCTCGAACAAACCACCGAAGCGATCATCAAACACACCCAGCACGAATACCACATCACCAGCGAACAGGCCGAGGCCGTCTCCATGCTCATGCTCGTCGTTGTCCTCGCCACGGGCATCGTCGCCGCCTACACCACGTCCCGGAGCATCATCAAACCCACACGCGCTATGGTCACCGTCATCGACGCGCTCGCCTCAGGCGACCTCACCCAGCGACTCGACACACACCGACGCGATGAGTTCGGAACCCTCGCCCGCTCCTACAACAACGCCGTCCATAAACTCAACGAACTCATCGACGAGGTCTCCGCCTCCACCATCGACGTCTCCAGCGTCACCACACAGATCGCCGCCAGCACCGAGGAAATCTCCGCGGGCACCGATCAGCAGAACCAGAAGATCACAGAGATCTCCGCTGCCATCGAACAGATGTCCGCCTCCATCATCGAGGTCGCCCGCAAGAGCAGCGAAGCCTCCAGCAACGCCGGACAGTCCGGGGAAATCGCCTCCTCAGGCGGCGAGATCGTCCGCGAAACCATCGATCACATGCAGGAAATCCAGCAGACCGTCGGCGACCTCGCCGGCTCCGTCCGCGAACTCGGACAGCGAGGCGAACAGATCGGCGAGATCATCGACGTCATCAACGACATCGCCGATCAGACCAACCTCCTCGCACTCAACGCAGCCATCGAAGCAGCACGCGCAGGTGAGCACGGCCGAGGATTCGCCGTCGTCGCCGACGAAGTCCGCAAACTCGCCGACCGAACCACCAAGGCCACCGAAGAAATCAGCTCCTCCATCGAAGCCATCCAGACACAGACCACCCAGGCCGCCACACGCATGGAAGAGGGCAGCGAAAAGGTCCAGACAGGCGTCGGCAAGGCACAGCAGGCAGGCGACGCACTCGGACAGATCGTCAACCGCGCCACCGACGTCGCCACCATGGTCACCGCCATCGCCACCGCCGCCGAACAGCAATCCACCGCCGGCAAACAGGTCAGCGAGAGCATGGAGGAAATCTCACACGTCACCCGCGAAACCGCCAGCGGAACCGCTCAGGCCGCCGACGCCGCCAACAAACTCAGCCAACGCGCCGAAAGCCTCCAGCAACTCGTCAGCCAGTTCAAAACCACACGATCCGCCTAA
- a CDS encoding polysaccharide biosynthesis protein has translation MRRVLLAGSSLAVRQSLASLGLSESSPVEVVGVLVSGEGGGVSGLGVPVCGGFESLEVAVADRSAEGLLVCLPQAMRERIDDLMTRGGRLGLTCRYLPPVGDQLAGLVSVSGRCGGGSVDAESLIGRRGRPLDEGALRGTLGGQTVLITGAAGSIGSELARIACRYEPSLIVLADRSENGLFQLDAELGRLFPDVSRRVQIHDVTHRHANEALFARYRPDVVLHAAAHKHVPLMEDHPTAAVENNFYGTRWVVDAAVAAGVGRLVMISTDKAVNPSSIMGASKRLAELYIQYASRRSETTLAMVRFGNVLGSACSVLPIWSEQLAHGGPITVTHPEMTRYFMTIPEAAGLVLQAAGYARGGEVFLLDMGDPVRILDLAERYLRQHGLEPGVDMSVRITGPRPGEKLFEELAYRSEAMTPTEHPSIRIWETTPPEPARIQQLLATFDRLRDAGGGGPWEGTNPDAVATALRSAIPEMVTAVSAAG, from the coding sequence GTGCGTCGTGTGCTGCTGGCGGGCTCGTCGCTGGCGGTGCGTCAGTCTTTGGCGTCGCTTGGATTATCGGAGTCATCGCCTGTGGAGGTGGTGGGTGTGCTGGTGTCGGGCGAGGGTGGCGGCGTGTCGGGTCTGGGTGTGCCGGTGTGCGGGGGGTTTGAGTCGCTTGAGGTTGCGGTGGCGGACCGTTCGGCGGAAGGGTTGCTGGTTTGTCTGCCCCAGGCGATGCGGGAGCGGATTGACGACCTGATGACGCGTGGGGGTCGTCTGGGTTTGACGTGTCGATATCTGCCGCCTGTGGGGGATCAGCTGGCGGGTCTGGTGTCGGTTTCGGGGCGTTGTGGTGGCGGGAGCGTGGATGCGGAGTCGCTGATCGGTCGTCGGGGCCGTCCGCTGGACGAGGGTGCTCTGCGTGGGACGCTGGGGGGTCAGACGGTTCTGATCACGGGTGCGGCGGGTTCGATCGGTTCGGAGCTGGCGCGGATCGCGTGTCGGTATGAGCCGTCGCTGATCGTGCTGGCGGATCGCTCGGAGAACGGGTTGTTTCAGCTGGACGCGGAGTTGGGGCGTCTGTTCCCGGATGTGTCGCGTCGGGTGCAGATTCATGATGTGACGCACCGTCATGCGAACGAGGCGTTGTTTGCGCGTTATCGGCCTGACGTGGTGCTGCACGCGGCGGCGCACAAGCACGTTCCGCTGATGGAGGATCACCCGACGGCGGCGGTGGAGAATAATTTTTACGGGACGCGTTGGGTGGTGGATGCGGCGGTGGCGGCGGGTGTTGGGCGGCTGGTGATGATCTCGACGGACAAGGCGGTGAATCCCTCGTCGATCATGGGTGCGAGCAAGCGTCTGGCGGAGTTGTATATCCAGTATGCGTCGCGTCGGAGCGAGACGACGCTGGCGATGGTGCGTTTCGGGAACGTGTTGGGTTCGGCGTGTTCGGTGCTGCCGATCTGGTCGGAGCAGTTGGCGCATGGCGGTCCGATCACGGTGACGCACCCGGAGATGACGCGTTACTTCATGACGATCCCGGAGGCGGCGGGTCTGGTGCTGCAGGCGGCTGGTTATGCGCGTGGCGGCGAGGTGTTCCTGCTGGACATGGGTGATCCGGTGCGGATTCTGGATCTGGCGGAGCGTTATCTGCGTCAGCACGGCCTGGAGCCGGGTGTGGACATGTCGGTTCGAATTACGGGGCCGCGTCCGGGAGAGAAGTTGTTTGAGGAGTTGGCGTACCGGAGTGAGGCGATGACGCCTACGGAGCATCCGAGTATCCGGATCTGGGAGACGACGCCTCCGGAGCCGGCGCGGATTCAGCAGTTGCTGGCGACGTTTGACCGTTTGCGTGACGCGGGGGGTGGCGGGCCTTGGGAGGGGACGAACCCTGACGCGGTGGCGACGGCGTTGCGGAGCGCGATTCCCGAGATGGTGACGGCGGTCTCGGCGGCGGGTTGA
- a CDS encoding PilZ domain-containing protein — protein sequence MSEANKQDSRRAPRFTVPPMYTLLRARQSGKKRYDWTGHIYDISISGMRFELDSPLPHGQRIEIRGMLPGEHHTTFCATGHVVRLHGAEDNDPGPARMAMSFETFESQIDRRRLAEYLQRTADTLADRVAA from the coding sequence GTGTCCGAAGCCAACAAACAGGATTCACGCCGAGCACCTCGCTTCACCGTGCCCCCCATGTACACCCTCCTCAGGGCACGCCAGTCGGGCAAAAAACGCTACGACTGGACCGGACACATCTACGACATCAGCATCTCCGGCATGCGCTTCGAACTCGACTCACCCCTCCCCCACGGCCAACGCATCGAGATCCGTGGCATGCTCCCAGGCGAACACCACACCACCTTCTGCGCCACCGGACACGTCGTCCGACTCCACGGCGCCGAAGACAACGACCCCGGACCCGCTCGCATGGCCATGTCCTTCGAAACCTTCGAGAGCCAGATCGACCGCCGACGCCTCGCCGAGTACCTCCAGCGGACCGCCGACACCCTCGCCGACCGCGTCGCCGCCTGA